From the Lathyrus oleraceus cultivar Zhongwan6 chromosome 4, CAAS_Psat_ZW6_1.0, whole genome shotgun sequence genome, one window contains:
- the LOC127135923 gene encoding uncharacterized protein LOC127135923 — MLAEEADGWWINTRQVLDVATKVVTWVVFYREFLRKCFHEDVRGKKEIEFLELKQGNLSVVKYDVRFVELAKFYPHYSEATAEFSKCIKLENGLHLGIKQAIGYQQIRRFPELVNNYRIYEDDSKAWSAHYKGMSERRRKQNLNCGKPYNAPTDKDKQRVIDGKRSGGGGGPTPLKCYRCGKLGHRVSECKSDVKKCYKCEKSRHLVDDCKENVVTCYNYGELVHISTHCSKPKQTSTGGMVFALTGT, encoded by the coding sequence atgttaGCTGAGGAAGCTGATGGCTGGTGGATCAACACTCGTCAGGTGTTGGATGTTGCAACTAAAGTTGTAACTTGGGTTGTGTTTTACAGGGAATTTCTAAGAAAGTGTTTTCATGAGGATGTTCGTGGGAAGAAGGAGATTGAGTTTTTGGAGCTGAAGCAGGGTAACTTGTCGGTTGTTAAGTATGATGTCAGATTTGTGGAACTTGCTAAATTCTACCCTCATTACAGTGAGGCGACTGCTGAGTTCTCAAAGTGTATTAAATTAGAGAATGGGTTGCATCTTGGAATTAAGCAGGCGATTGGATACCAACAAATCAGGAGGTTTCCAGAGTTGGTGAACAACTATAGAATTTATGAGGATGATAGTAAGGCTTGGTCGGCTCACTATAAGGGGATGAGCGAGAGAAGACGAAAGCAGAATCTGAACTGTGGGAAGCCATATAATGCTCCAACTGATAAAGATAAACAGAGAGTTATTGATGGTAAGAGGTCAGGTGGAGGAGGTGGGCCTACTCCTCTTAAGTGTTATAGGTGCGGTAAATTGGGCCATCGTGTCAGTGAGTGCAAGAGTGATGTGAAGAAGTGTTACAAGTGTGAGAAGTCAAGACACCTAGTTGATGATTGCAAAGAGAATGTGGTGACTTGCTATAACTATGGTGAACTAGTACATATCAGCACTCATTGCTCAAAGCCTAAGCAAACTTCAACTGGAGGGATGGTGTTCGCTCTGACTGGGACTTAG
- the LOC127138797 gene encoding probable inactive DNA (cytosine-5)-methyltransferase DRM3 isoform X1, translating to MAGTSSGREGKNVIFPKSEDFDYGVSPYTTLSRGFGETAASSSGSKVRAFFIGMGFLPGLVDKVIEENGEENSDVLLEILLRSSTNGDSSDSLEGSLSTSQHRSIPNFFPNAHSNEAIQISNSQSSDSLDSLFDDKDPPEVSTANQPKEEPDELSDDFEDKSSTLLMMNFSVEEVEFAIRKLGNKASIPELVDFIFAAQIAKVMKKEEAEEDDITCYVREKEISHEELYGIMAKTLQLFEMGFSENEISSAVDKLGPDVPISELANFIFAEQNGTEYVMESKYPSGPAYSWIKEEQQSDLYGTSEVKVEDFSHKPSQSRQVNLEGTATGKRVNFEGTSTGERVNFEGTSTGERVKEEDYIDEFADDVKYSDIMENDRNKRPKYEHDDNSNSSLDPYWVEEKVDTIVATMSRRNKSNPSRCLSSVAAKPPFFLFGNVSNITYESWKKMSQFLYCIEPEFVNTEFFSALNRIEGYIHNLPTENRFHILPRPPMTIEEAVPRAKKWWPPWDSRKQLNCNYYETRGIAQLCDRLGTDLADAGGVLTSQQQRDILRYCRGLNLVWTGKYKLGPIEPEHMERILGYPLNHTQSAECDLTERLQLLRCCFQTDTLGYHLSVLKPIFPNGLTLLSVFSGIGGAEVSLHRLGIKIKALVSVETSATKRKILEKWWHSSGQTGTLVQIEDIQKLTSRKFENLISKLGVFDLVIYQNPCSQPIIARPQAVGSMSAVEFSVFCESVRVLQRVRGLCERMCVDE from the exons ATGGCTGGTACTTCAAGTGGAAGAGAAGGAAAAAATGTTATTTTCCCAAAATCTGAGGACTTTGATTATGGAGTGTCACCTTATACTACTCTTTCAAGGGGTTTTGGG GAAACTGCTGCAAGTTCATCTGGAAGCAAAGTACGGGCGTTCTTTATTGGGATGGGATTCTTGCCGGGTCTTGTTGATAAAGTGATAGAAGAGAATG GTGAAGAAAATTCTGACGTATTGTTAGAGATTCTCTTGAGATCTTCG ACAAATGGCGACTCATCAGATTCTTTGGAAGGCTCTCTTAGTACAAGCCAGCATAGAAGTATCCCTAATTTCTTTCCCAATGCTCACTCAAACGAG GCTATTCAAATATCAAATTCACAGTCTTCTGATTCTCTCGATAGTTTGTTTGATGATAAGGATCCTCCCGAAGTTTCCACGGCCAATCAACCAAAAGAG GAGCCTGATGAGCTTAGTGACGATTTTGAAGACAAAAGTAGTACCTTATTGATGATGAATTTCTCTGTGGAGGAAGTTGAATTTGCAATCCGTAAACTTG GCAATAAAGCATCCATTCCTGAGCTGGTGGATTTCATCTTTGCTGCCCAGATTGCTAAAGTAATGAAAAAGGAGGAAGCCGAAGAAGATGATATCACCTGTTATGTTCGAGAAAAGGAG ATTAGCCATGAAGAACTCTACGGAATTATGGCAAAAACGCTTCAGTTGTTTGAAATGGGCTTCTCTGAGAACGAAATATCCTCAGCAGTTGATAAATTAG GTCCAGATGTTCCAATTTCAGAGCTTGCAAACTTTATTTTTGCAGAACAAAATGGGACGGAATATGTGATGGAATCTAAG TATCCCTCCGGGCCTGCTTATTCTTGGATCAAAGAAGAACAACAATCCGATTTGTATGGTACATCAGAAGTGAAAGTTGAGGATTTCAGTCACAAACCTTCACAGTCAAGGCAGGTGAACTTAGAGGGAACTGCCACTGGCAAAAGGGTGAACTTTGAAGGAACTAGCACGGGCGAAAGGGTGAACTTTGAAGGAACTAGCACTGGCGAAAGGGTGAAGGAAGAAGATTACATCGATGAATTTGCTGATGACGTGAAATATTCCGACATTATGGAAAATGATAGAAACAAGAGGCCGAAGTATGAACATGATGATAATTCGAACTCTAGTCTTGATCCTTATTGGGTGGAAGAAAAGGTGGATACAATTGTTGCCACAATGTCAAGACGTAACAAATCAAATCCGTCCAGGTGTCTAAGTAGTGTGGCAGCAAAGCCTCCATTTTTCTTATTTGGAAATGTTTCGAACATAACATACGAGTCATGGAAAAAAATGAGTCAGTTTCTGTATTGTATTGAACCTGAGTTTGTGAACACCGAGTTCTTTTCTGCCTTGAATAGAATAGAAGGTTATATTCACAATCTTCCAACAGAAAACAGGTTCCACATTCTTCCAAGGCCGCCTATGACTATCGAGGAAGCAGTACCCCGGGCAAAGAAATGGTGGCCTCCTTGGGATTCAAGGAAACAGTTGAACTGCAACTATTATGAAACTCGTGGAATAGCTCAACTTTGTGATAGACTAGGAACGGATCTTGCTGACGCTGGGGGAGTACTCACATCTCAACAGCAGAGAGACATTCTTCGATATTGTCGTGGTTTGAATCTCGTGTGGACTGGTAAATACAAACTTGGTCCAATAGAGCCTGAACACATGGAGCGTATCTTAGGCTATCCTCTGAATCACACTCAATCTGCTGAATGCGATTTGACAGAAAGACTTCAATTGCTAAGATGCTGCTTCCAAACAGATACATTAGGATATCATCTTTCAGTATTGAAGCCCATTTTTCCTAATGGCTTGACACTGCTTTCGGTTTTTAGTGGAATCGGCGGGGCTGAAGTTTCCCTTCACCGCCTTGGTATTAAAATAAAAGCTCTTGTCTCGGTTGAGACTTCTGCAACTAAGAGGAAGATTCTCGAGAAGTGGTGGCACAGTTCTGGACAAACCGGGACTTTGGTTCAGATCGAAGATATCCAAAAGCTGACCAGTAGAAAGTTTGAGAATCTAATCAGTAAACTCGGTGTTTTCGATTTGGTCATTTATCAGAACCCGTGCTCTCAGCCAATTATTGCCAGGCCTCAGGCAGTTGGAAGTATGTCAGCTGTAGAGTTTTCAGTGTTTTGTGAATCTGTTCGTGTATTACAACGCGTAAGAGGTCTGTGTGAAAGGATGTGCGTCGATGAATAG
- the LOC127138797 gene encoding probable inactive DNA (cytosine-5)-methyltransferase DRM3 isoform X2: MCEENSDVLLEILLRSSTNGDSSDSLEGSLSTSQHRSIPNFFPNAHSNEAIQISNSQSSDSLDSLFDDKDPPEVSTANQPKEEPDELSDDFEDKSSTLLMMNFSVEEVEFAIRKLGNKASIPELVDFIFAAQIAKVMKKEEAEEDDITCYVREKEISHEELYGIMAKTLQLFEMGFSENEISSAVDKLGPDVPISELANFIFAEQNGTEYVMESKYPSGPAYSWIKEEQQSDLYGTSEVKVEDFSHKPSQSRQVNLEGTATGKRVNFEGTSTGERVNFEGTSTGERVKEEDYIDEFADDVKYSDIMENDRNKRPKYEHDDNSNSSLDPYWVEEKVDTIVATMSRRNKSNPSRCLSSVAAKPPFFLFGNVSNITYESWKKMSQFLYCIEPEFVNTEFFSALNRIEGYIHNLPTENRFHILPRPPMTIEEAVPRAKKWWPPWDSRKQLNCNYYETRGIAQLCDRLGTDLADAGGVLTSQQQRDILRYCRGLNLVWTGKYKLGPIEPEHMERILGYPLNHTQSAECDLTERLQLLRCCFQTDTLGYHLSVLKPIFPNGLTLLSVFSGIGGAEVSLHRLGIKIKALVSVETSATKRKILEKWWHSSGQTGTLVQIEDIQKLTSRKFENLISKLGVFDLVIYQNPCSQPIIARPQAVGSMSAVEFSVFCESVRVLQRVRGLCERMCVDE; this comes from the exons ATGT GTGAAGAAAATTCTGACGTATTGTTAGAGATTCTCTTGAGATCTTCG ACAAATGGCGACTCATCAGATTCTTTGGAAGGCTCTCTTAGTACAAGCCAGCATAGAAGTATCCCTAATTTCTTTCCCAATGCTCACTCAAACGAG GCTATTCAAATATCAAATTCACAGTCTTCTGATTCTCTCGATAGTTTGTTTGATGATAAGGATCCTCCCGAAGTTTCCACGGCCAATCAACCAAAAGAG GAGCCTGATGAGCTTAGTGACGATTTTGAAGACAAAAGTAGTACCTTATTGATGATGAATTTCTCTGTGGAGGAAGTTGAATTTGCAATCCGTAAACTTG GCAATAAAGCATCCATTCCTGAGCTGGTGGATTTCATCTTTGCTGCCCAGATTGCTAAAGTAATGAAAAAGGAGGAAGCCGAAGAAGATGATATCACCTGTTATGTTCGAGAAAAGGAG ATTAGCCATGAAGAACTCTACGGAATTATGGCAAAAACGCTTCAGTTGTTTGAAATGGGCTTCTCTGAGAACGAAATATCCTCAGCAGTTGATAAATTAG GTCCAGATGTTCCAATTTCAGAGCTTGCAAACTTTATTTTTGCAGAACAAAATGGGACGGAATATGTGATGGAATCTAAG TATCCCTCCGGGCCTGCTTATTCTTGGATCAAAGAAGAACAACAATCCGATTTGTATGGTACATCAGAAGTGAAAGTTGAGGATTTCAGTCACAAACCTTCACAGTCAAGGCAGGTGAACTTAGAGGGAACTGCCACTGGCAAAAGGGTGAACTTTGAAGGAACTAGCACGGGCGAAAGGGTGAACTTTGAAGGAACTAGCACTGGCGAAAGGGTGAAGGAAGAAGATTACATCGATGAATTTGCTGATGACGTGAAATATTCCGACATTATGGAAAATGATAGAAACAAGAGGCCGAAGTATGAACATGATGATAATTCGAACTCTAGTCTTGATCCTTATTGGGTGGAAGAAAAGGTGGATACAATTGTTGCCACAATGTCAAGACGTAACAAATCAAATCCGTCCAGGTGTCTAAGTAGTGTGGCAGCAAAGCCTCCATTTTTCTTATTTGGAAATGTTTCGAACATAACATACGAGTCATGGAAAAAAATGAGTCAGTTTCTGTATTGTATTGAACCTGAGTTTGTGAACACCGAGTTCTTTTCTGCCTTGAATAGAATAGAAGGTTATATTCACAATCTTCCAACAGAAAACAGGTTCCACATTCTTCCAAGGCCGCCTATGACTATCGAGGAAGCAGTACCCCGGGCAAAGAAATGGTGGCCTCCTTGGGATTCAAGGAAACAGTTGAACTGCAACTATTATGAAACTCGTGGAATAGCTCAACTTTGTGATAGACTAGGAACGGATCTTGCTGACGCTGGGGGAGTACTCACATCTCAACAGCAGAGAGACATTCTTCGATATTGTCGTGGTTTGAATCTCGTGTGGACTGGTAAATACAAACTTGGTCCAATAGAGCCTGAACACATGGAGCGTATCTTAGGCTATCCTCTGAATCACACTCAATCTGCTGAATGCGATTTGACAGAAAGACTTCAATTGCTAAGATGCTGCTTCCAAACAGATACATTAGGATATCATCTTTCAGTATTGAAGCCCATTTTTCCTAATGGCTTGACACTGCTTTCGGTTTTTAGTGGAATCGGCGGGGCTGAAGTTTCCCTTCACCGCCTTGGTATTAAAATAAAAGCTCTTGTCTCGGTTGAGACTTCTGCAACTAAGAGGAAGATTCTCGAGAAGTGGTGGCACAGTTCTGGACAAACCGGGACTTTGGTTCAGATCGAAGATATCCAAAAGCTGACCAGTAGAAAGTTTGAGAATCTAATCAGTAAACTCGGTGTTTTCGATTTGGTCATTTATCAGAACCCGTGCTCTCAGCCAATTATTGCCAGGCCTCAGGCAGTTGGAAGTATGTCAGCTGTAGAGTTTTCAGTGTTTTGTGAATCTGTTCGTGTATTACAACGCGTAAGAGGTCTGTGTGAAAGGATGTGCGTCGATGAATAG
- the LOC127135924 gene encoding uncharacterized protein LOC127135924, with translation MGFNSTQIRTFNDLGEALIRQYKYNVDMALDRDQLHATSQKDKETFKEYAQRWREISAQVSLSLEEKEITKLFLKTLSSFYYDRMVASAPNDFTEMVNMGKRLEEGVSEGLLVKESGSYTRTPPVIPKEFPWWYKSDHHCEFHQGAPDHDIENCFALKVEVRRLVQSGILSFEDSGPNVQANPFPKHGGATVNMVVGCNGKYDAFDVNLIRRFLVEMHATLCKLSHYENDHVSCCICSRNPRGCVVVKRDLQEMLDQNLIHITRDRDEDEHGVNAMVPHFNIPKRVVIAFNSQKSVVSPLVICLAGHTPYESDIVVPYKYNATMLEDGKEIPIPSLSFIVNIADVSGVIWSCRVFAYVSLKRIEDTSVGKQAQVETPVVQSDKSSGVNQKSYHDEVLKLIKRSEFNMKVLEQAYVDHDVTIGQFDSIVANITTCKNISFSDEELLEQGRNHNLALHISMNCQEDALSNVLVDTGFSLNVMPKCTLSKLSYQGDPMRFNGVVMKAFDGSKKNVIGEVDLPLKIGLCLFQITFQVMDIHPAYSCLLGRPWIHEVGEVTSTLHQKLKLVKNGKLVIVGGE, from the exons ATGGGATTTAATAGTACCCAGATTCGTACTTTCAACGATCTAGGAGAAGCTCTTATTCGtcaatacaagtataatgttgacatggcgcTGGACCGAGATCAACTTCATGCTACGTCCCaaaaggataaggaaactttcaaagagtacgcgcaaagatggCGCGAGATTTCCGCACAGGTCAGTCTCtcattagaagagaaagagataaCAAAGCTTTTCTTGAAGACTTTAAGTTCGTTTTACTATGACAGAATGGTTGCAAGTGCTcccaatgattttaccgagatggtaaacatgggaaAGAGACTAGAAGAGGGAGTCAGTGAGGGACTATTGGTAAAAGAGAGTGGTTCATAT ACTAGGACTCCACCAGTTATTCCAAAGGAgtttccatggtggtataaatCAGATCATCATTGTGAATTCCATCAAGGTGCACCCGATcatgacattgaaaattgttTTGCTTTGAAAGTTGAGGTGAGGCGACTAGTGCAAAGTGGTATTTTGTCTTTTGAAGACTCTGGGCCTAATGTGCAAGCCAATCCGTTTCCTAAACATGGTGGTGCAACTGTGAATATGGTTGTAGGGTGTAATGGAAAGTACGATGCCTTTGATGTCAATCTGATTAGAAGATTCTTGGTCGAGATGCATGCAACTTTGTGCAAGCTGAGTCATTATGAGAATGATCATGTTTCTTGTTGTATCTGTTCAAGAAACCCTCGAGGGTGTGTTGTGGTAAAGAGAGACTTACAAGAGATGCTAGATCAAAATCTTATACATATTACAAGAGATAGGGATGAAGATGAGCATGGTGTGAATGCCATGGTTCCTCATTTCAATATTCCTAAACGAGTTGTGATTGCCTTCAATAGTCAAAAGTCTGTTGTTTCTCCTTTGGTTATTTGTCTGGCAGGTCATACACCCTATGAATCTGACATAGTTGTTCCTTACAAATACAATGCTACAATGTTGGAGGATGGAAAGGAAATCCCTATCCCTTCCCTTTCTTTTattgtgaatattgctgatgtgagcggtGTAATCTGGAGTTGTCGAGTATTTGCTTATGTGTCTCTTAAAAGAATTGAAGATACTTCAGTGGGTAAGCAAGCTCAGGTGGAAACTCCTGTTGTACAGTCTGATAAGTCCAGTGGTGTAAACCAGAAATCTTATCATGATGAAGTGCTAAAGCtgattaagagaagtgaatttaatatg AAGGTCTTAGAGCAAGCCTATGTAGATCATGATGTAACAATTGGTCAGTTCGATAgcattgtggctaacattactaCATGTAAAAATATAAGCTTTAGTGATGAAGAACTACTTGAGCAAGGgaggaatcataatttggctttgcacatttccatgaattgccAAGAAGATGCTTTATCCAATGTGCTGGTTGACACTGGCTTTTCTCTGAATGTTATGCCAAAGTGTACTCTGTCCAAGCTCTCTTATCAAGGTGATCCGATGAGGTTTAATGGGGTTGTTAtgaaagcctttgatggctcgaAGAAAAATGTGATTGGAGAAGTTGATCTCCCATTAAAGATAGGTTTGTGCTTATTTCAGATTACATTTCAAGTGATGGACATTCATCCTGCCTATAGTTGTCTCCTAGGTCGTCCATGGATTCACGAAGTTGGGGAAGTGACATCAACCCTCCATCAGAAGTTAAAACTTGTGAAGAACGGGAAGTTAGTGATTGTGGGTGGCGAATAA